CTCGCCGCCGGTGTTGACGCCGACCGAGATCTTCTCGCCGCGCGGGCCGTGCTCGAACTGGAACTCGCCGTCCTTCACGTCGACCTTCACGTGGTCGCCCGCGGAGAGTTCACCGTGCAGGATCTTCTCGGACAGGCGGTCCTCGATCTCACGCTGCATCGCACGACGCAGCGGACGAGCACCGAGAGCCGGGTCGAAGCCGATCTCGATCAGACGCTCCTTCGCGGGCTGCGACAACTCGATCGTCATGTCGCGGTCCAGCAGACGCTCGCTCAGGCGCTTGGTGAACAGGTCGACGATCTGCACGAGCTCGCTCTTGGAGAGCTGCGGGAACACGATGATGTCATCGACACGGTTGAGGAACTCGGGCTTGAAGTTGCGCTTGAGCTCCTCGTTGACCTTGCCCTTCATCCGCTCGTAGTTGGTCGCGTTGACGCCCTCAGCCTGGAATCCGACGGGTCCACCGGCGATGTCACGCGCACCGAGGTTGGTGGTCATGATGATGACGGTGTTCTTGAAGTCGATCATGCGACCCTGGCCGTCGGTCAGACGACCCTCTTCCAGGATCTGCAGGAGCGAGTTGAAGATGTCGGGGTGGGCCTTCTCGATCTCGTCGAAGAGCACCACGCTGAACGGCTTGCGGCGCACCTTCTCGGTGAGCTGGCCGCCCTCTTCGAATCCGACGAATCCGGGAGGGGCGCCGAACAGACGCGAGACCGTGTGCTTCTCACCGAACTCGCTCATGTCGAGCGAGATGAGAGCGGCTTCGTCGTCGAACAGGAACTCGGCGAGCGCCTTGGCGAGCTCGGTCTTTCCGACACCCGTGGGGCCGGCGAAGATGAACGAACCAGAGGGACGCTTCGGGTCCTTGAGGCCGGCGCGCTGACGACGGATCGTCTTGGACAGTGCGGCGATGGCCTCTTCCTGGCCGATGACGCGCTGGTGCAGTGCCTTCTCCATGAAGACGAGTCGGCTGGACTCCTCCTCCGTGAGCTTGAAGACCGGGATGCCGGTCGCCTGGGCGAGCACCTCGGCGATCAGCCCCTCGTCGACGACCGCGGGGGTCGAGACGTCACCCGAACGCCACTGCTTCTCGAGACGCAGGCGCTCGGCGAGGAGGTTCTTCTCCTCATCGCGCAGCGATGCGGCCTTCTCGAAGTCCTGCTCCTCGGAGGCGATCTCCTTCTGCTCGCGCACCTTGGCGATCTTCTCGTCGAACTCGCGCAGCTCCGGCGGGCTCGAGAGGATCGACAGACGCAGGCGTGCGCCGGCCTCGTCGATCAGGTCGATGGCCTTGTCGGGCAGGAAGCGGTCGGAGACGTAACGGTCGGCGAGGTTCGCCGCCGCGACGATCGCGCCGTCGGTGATCTGCACCTTGTGGTGCGCCTCGTAGCGGTCGCGCAGCCCCTTGAGGATGTTGATCGCGTGGGGCAGGCTCGGCTCGGCGACCTGGATCGGCTGGAAGCGGCGCTCGAGCGCAGCATCCTTCTCGAAGTGCTTGCGGTACTCGTCGAGCGTCGTGGCACCGATCGTCTGCAGCTCGCCACGGGCGAGGAGCGGCTTCAGGATGCTGGCGGCGTCGATCGCGCCCTCGGCGGCACCCGCACCCACCAGGGTGTGGATCTCGTCGATGAAGACGATGATGTCGCCGCGCGTGCGGATCTCCTTGGTGACCTTCTTGAGGCGCTCCTCGAAGTCACCGCGGTAGCGGGAACCGGCGATGAGCGAGCCGAGGTCGAGCGAGTACAGCTGCTTGTCCTTCAGCGTCTCGGGCACATCGCCCTTGACGATCGCCTGGGCGAGGCCCTCGACGACCGCGGTCTTGCCGACGCCGGGCTCACCGATCAGGACCGGGTTGTTCTTGGAGCGGCGAGACAGGATCTGCATGACCCGCTCGATCTCCTTCTCGCGACCGATGACCGGGTCGAGCTTGTTGTCACGCGCGGCCTGCGTCAGGTTGCGCCCGAACTGGTCGAGCACGGCGGAGCCGCCCTGCGCACCGGCGGGCGAGTCGTTGCTCTGCGCGCCGACGGCTGCGGGCTCGCGTCCGGGAGCGCCGGAGAGCAGCTGGATGACCTGCTGGCGGACCTTGTTGAGGTCGGCGCCGAGCTTGACGAGCACCTGCGCGGCGACGCCCTCACCCTCGCGGATGAGGCCGAGCAGGATGTGCTCGGTGCCGATGTAGTTGTGGCCGAGCTGCAGGGCCTCGCGGAGGCTGAGCTCGAGGACCTTCTTGGCGCGCGGGGTGAAGGGGATGTGGCCGGTCGGCTGCTGCTGACCCTGGCCGATGATGTCCTGCACCTGCTCGCGCACGGCGTCGAGGGAGATGCCCAGGGACTCCAGTGCCTTGGCGGCGACGCCCTCACCTTCGTGGATGAGGCCGAGCAGGATGTGCTCGGTTCCGATGTAGTTGTGGT
The sequence above is drawn from the Candidatus Microbacterium colombiense genome and encodes:
- a CDS encoding ATP-dependent Clp protease ATP-binding subunit yields the protein MFERFTDRARRVVVLAQEEAKMLNHNYIGTEHILLGLIHEGEGVAAKALESLGISLDAVREQVQDIIGQGQQQPTGHIPFTPRAKKVLELSLREALQLGHNYIGTEHILLGLIREGEGVAAQVLVKLGADLNKVRQQVIQLLSGAPGREPAAVGAQSNDSPAGAQGGSAVLDQFGRNLTQAARDNKLDPVIGREKEIERVMQILSRRSKNNPVLIGEPGVGKTAVVEGLAQAIVKGDVPETLKDKQLYSLDLGSLIAGSRYRGDFEERLKKVTKEIRTRGDIIVFIDEIHTLVGAGAAEGAIDAASILKPLLARGELQTIGATTLDEYRKHFEKDAALERRFQPIQVAEPSLPHAINILKGLRDRYEAHHKVQITDGAIVAAANLADRYVSDRFLPDKAIDLIDEAGARLRLSILSSPPELREFDEKIAKVREQKEIASEEQDFEKAASLRDEEKNLLAERLRLEKQWRSGDVSTPAVVDEGLIAEVLAQATGIPVFKLTEEESSRLVFMEKALHQRVIGQEEAIAALSKTIRRQRAGLKDPKRPSGSFIFAGPTGVGKTELAKALAEFLFDDEAALISLDMSEFGEKHTVSRLFGAPPGFVGFEEGGQLTEKVRRKPFSVVLFDEIEKAHPDIFNSLLQILEEGRLTDGQGRMIDFKNTVIIMTTNLGARDIAGGPVGFQAEGVNATNYERMKGKVNEELKRNFKPEFLNRVDDIIVFPQLSKSELVQIVDLFTKRLSERLLDRDMTIELSQPAKERLIEIGFDPALGARPLRRAMQREIEDRLSEKILHGELSAGDHVKVDVKDGEFQFEHGPRGEKISVGVNTGGEIAATPDLAIASGE